In Ananas comosus cultivar F153 linkage group 14, ASM154086v1, whole genome shotgun sequence, the genomic stretch GCTgttatcttcttcctttttatcatcacaaataatataagagaaataaaaatgtcaatttatcttatttactAACCAgagttaactatattttttaactgaTTCTCACagtagggatatatatatatttaaaaatgttatcttcttcctttttatcataacaaataatataagagaaataaaaatgccaatttatcttatttactAACCAgagttaactatatttttttaactgatTCTCATAGtagggatatatatatttaaaaatgttacgatttttgtaggaataaatatgaaaaattaagctttgtagaaatatatttactcTTTAATATGTTTAAAGAGAGCTGTACAATTAATCCTTATTTTAAACATACTACAAATATACTATCAATGCATGGTACGTACGTCGACCAACACATTCCCACCATGCAACCATATATAAATAACTCTCTAAGCATACATTAATCTTAATTAGTTTATGTTTATCTAACTCCAACGTTTAGCGTTAATATCTTATTATATTATAGGcaatattaattagttttatatatatatatatatatatatatatatatatatatatatatatatatatatatatatatatatatatatgcttggaATAAATATTAGTAACTTATTTCCCCGAGCAAATGTTCCGTGGCTTTTGAGCGCGCCATGAGATTGAGCTCCATTGAGCCTACATTGGTTTGAAGGACTATGATAGGTACTTAATGTGGCTCATGTCGGGACCCGAATCAAGTGATCGAGTTCGAGTTCGAGTTCGTGTTCGTGTTCTGCGTTTTGTGTTATCTATATGTACGTACCTTTCTAAGTTGGCATGTACTATTGCCATTGTCATATATTTTCACTCAACCACATCGCATCAACTCCTCAGAAATAAAGTCAATTGGGCATATATGCATCCATGTTCACACGCGAAAGGGTGATTCAAATCATTAtaattatccaaaaaaaaaagaaaaaagaggaaaatttTGCTGGGGCTTAATTACGTACGTGCCATCATTTGCATGATCAACTTTGCATATGTATCAACATCTCCGACGCTTCACTTTGTAATCGTAATTTGTTCCAAACCCTTTCGTTAGTCGTAGAAAATAAACAGTGttgatcaaaaatattattcatcaATTGCACATAAATTGTTTAAATGTTCTGATTACATCAaaccatttatattttaattcttgtACAtttatacttcttttttttttctctcgcttGTAGATATgcaataaaacaaaaacaattggaccaccaatatatatatatatatatataataaggtgagagaaaaaataattaattgtacCATTGAGGTGGTGTTTATAACATGGTGTCTCCCATTGAGCATCCAAAGCGGTGTTGTGGGGTTTGTCGAATGAGCGTGGATGATAACGACGTGACAAAgcgattcaaaaatttaatttaattaattaattaattaatgtgattttttttgttacaaaaatgaaagattttttaaaaaaaggacaGGTCGGTTTGCTTGTGTTTGTTTATTTCACACAAGTGTACGTAGAGGAACAGCGTGAACTTTTAtggtaaatatttatttttatatgtttttatcataattttattttttgccgaaactaaaatttttaaaaatacaagcCAAGATCAAtacggagagaaaaaaaaaagaaagaaaaaacaataaaattttaatacatcTCTCACACCTTCAAATAGTTgaactataaaattttacttcgACATCTGTACAAGCAAATAactgaagaaaaataatttttatcttgacTCTAGTTCCTTCGAAAGTCTATTTCAATTTGAACTGTATCTCCGTGAAAACAAAAAAGCGGATATTATCGCTATGAATCAATGGCTTATTAGATAAGGCAAAAAAGTAAATGTAAATTCGCAATTTTACTTTGTTTGGGTCCCCCACTCCCATGCAGGATCAAGTGGAGAAACGTACGGCAACTGTTTTGGATCCCCTGTCTCTGCACACCACCTTGACCATTTGGTGTTGGTCCCCCTCTCTGCACAAGTGGGCTCTGGTCACTGCAACAgcaaatattttaattgaaagTTATTTTTAACCTGAAATTCACTTACGGTCAAATAAATGGTTCCCTTACTATTTAGTAATAAGATATGAAGAGACGATAAAACTAGTGGagaataggggtggaaacgagccgaacacgggcGAGCTGTGGTCAGCTCGTGTTTAGCTCGTTTATtaatcgagccgaacacgagctggctcatgaGCTGGCTaatgaacaataaattaaaaaagattagattaaatatatatatatatatatatatatatataaaataaatttataaaatcttattcattagacttttatttaatagttgaaacttgagttggactgggctactattagtagcaaaatttcattgttgctaccagttttttagcctttggatcaactctttttattatttctaaccattgaattaaatactataacccagtggagaccactcaactagggatgtcaatgggtatggatacccgaaattttatccgaacccgaacccgaatgaaacggatatatccgatggatatggatatggatttggatatggatataaaaaataaaaacccgacggatatggattcggatatggattttgattgtatccgacccgaacccgaacccgacccgaacccgaatttattttgtattatatagatatggatatataaaaatttgatgttatatttgaatttgtattttaaaatttttaatttaatataatatattttgaaatattgaaaaaagaaataattatttcgggttcaaattttcgggttcgggttccggttcgggtttcggatttttggtcgggttcgggtttggatatggatttttaaaatcgtcgggttcgggtcgggtctcgggtttggagtcgggttcgggttcgggtttttaaaaatccgccccgaatccgacccgttgacatctctacacTCAACCttacaattttcatccaagggttaaaaacttgatagtaaagagcgttttactattaatagtattccagcctaattcttgAACgattacatataaatgagtctttttataattaagctcgcatttatatttttattttgctaaaatgtaaataataaaaatatatattatatataattatttatttatatataaaaatataaattaaataaattatataaatataaaatatatgtattcgagctattattgagccgaacacgagcgagctgaccccagctcgtgttcagctcgtttattagacgagctgaaaaatccagctcgtgttcggctcgtttactaaacgagcgaacCGATCTccagctcatttcgagccgaacacgagctggctcgcaaacagcgagctggattgccacccctagtggAGACATATGAGTTTTTTTGTAGaataaaattgaataattttaacaaatacGTACGTGGTTGCAGAACTAGCATTGTTTAAACTTTTTTGCGTAGAAAAGTAGTTTGTTATTTAGCGGaactcctttctctctctcacatgaTTTTGTTATTACTTAATgcttaatttattcaaaattgtGTAGTATATCTAAGACGCGGACTCCAAATTAATTACATAGTATTGAGTAGAGGgtgttttttttcaataaaaaagagAGCGAGATTATAGGCGAAAATCAATTCAGGAGAAAATTTGATATCTATGGCAACTCACGCgacaaaagaataaatttttaataaactaaattaatattaaatattgtaGAAGAACCACTACATtaagtaaaagtaaaatattagaGCACTATTGCTGCGACGCCCCAGTAGTTGTACATCGGGTGAAAAAAGAGTTatattaagaatataaaaatcagATACTTTAATACTAACGGTTAGGTTTAAACATTTTCGGCTAGTTATTTTGGTTTTACTAGTTATTAGTGTTAGCGGGATGAGCCgatatatttggtatcagagatgAATTTCGCTTCACCTAAAGAGGACGTCAcgatctaaaaattataattgagaATATAAGTATTTGGAGACTCTAATAATAATGacaagatttaaatattttgggccaaTAATATGCGTCTAACGAGTTATTAATGTTCCTAGGCCGGGTCGGATCTTACTGGGCCGACCTGGATCTTACTGGGCCGATCACAGCTCACTTGGGCCCCCATGTTGTACGGACGAGGCTCCGCAATATTGGGTTGATCTCGGCACTCGTGGGTGGCTAGGCGCCGAATCAGTAATCgacgtttttttttaaaaaaaaaaaatttcctttgAAACTCGGCAATTCGAGGGAATCGAGCTCTCGGATCATGAATTCGTGTACCCGGCCCATAGAGTTGAATTACGGCCCAACTCTTGGCCCATCACTCTTTCTCACCTACGTGGCAACACGTGGTTGGCGACCTATTTTTGATTTACGACTCTATACACCATAACCAAcaaagaatgttttttttttttttttttttttcataagcCAAGTAGCacgttttttttataaataaataaataggaaaaggaacgataaataaataaataaataaataaataaaNACTCTTGGCCCATCACTCTTTCTCACCTACGTGGCAACACGTGGTTGGCGACCTATTTTTGATTTACGACTCTATACACCATAACCAacaaagaaagtttttttttttttttttttttttttcataagtttttcaatttttttttataaataaataaataggagAAGGAacgataaataaataaataaataaataaataaatagcttaTGCTAAACAGTGTATAAGTGGAGGGTTCCCACGTTTGGACACATGGCAAGGGCATGTGCGTACTGAATTAATTCCCATCATCATGATCCATCAATGCGTGatggctttttctttttaagaagtCGGCAAGAGCACGGTGGGATGTCAACCAAAGTCGGCGCCGAAAATGGCCCTCCACtcaactaattattaattagttaatctCATGTGCCCGTGGTTAGTGCGCCAATAGTTTTAAGCACTTAGTTTAATAAATTACCaacaaaattaagaaatttggaCATATTTTGAATTAGACATAAATTATCTGAAGCCAAAGTCAACTCCTCAATCGCACTTATTAGTGAGAGGAGCACTGTAGAGACAGTGACATCACTCATaattatacctttttttttttagtattatatacCATCTCATTGttgatataaataataattttagtatttatttgTCGCAGTTTCTGCTATTAAATTCAACTGCAAAAGTCTCTGTATAGACTGAAAATTctaaacaattttattttttaattttaaaaattatattttgtttaaaagagaagcaattttcttaaaaatattattaaatttaataatattttatcaaattgtaGTGCGCCCTATAATCCTCCACTAGAGAGCCCTTATTCTTTATGAATTAAGTGTGACCATATTAAGAaaccaattaatttttttagactaaattataaaaattttctgtaaatatttattttttaaatttttttctttacattcaaaaattcatattttatctttttaaaattttgaaaatatttttaaaaaatatgacgTTAACGGTGAggacaaaataaccaaattatttttatcttttctataaaaaaaatttttttactatatttttgttattttgaaagggtatttttgatataaaatataagaaatgaaTATAATAGTAATGAAAACAAAACTGAGTGGgactaaatataataatttaaaatattgagggGATATAATATGGACTTTTAAAAGttagacaaaaaaagaaagtatttataaaaaaaatttatataatttagtttttttattttttttaaaaaaaaacaaaacaaaagggaaGTGGAGCACACAGAGTAGCAGTGTGCGCCAAACACGAAAAGCTTCGGTAAAAAGCCCttatcgtcttcttcctcctctaaaAGCCTCTGcttcagcttctgcttctgcttctcgaAGAAGCTTCGTGCACCAGCCATGAGCTCCGCCGCGCCGCAGCTCCCCGCGGCCGTAAATGGTGGCTCCCAAAAGCTCCGATTTCGCCAAACCGGCCTCAGTCGACTCTCCCCGCCGTCCACTCTCTCCCCTGCTCTCCCGCGGAAGCGCTTTTCCACGAAGTTGGCATCTTTGCATCTCCAATTTCTCACCTTGTTTTTTCCCCAGTTTTCTCCTCGCTGGTGACGAATCCTCTTCATTTGAGCAATACCCATCTCGTTAATTTTGTTCTAGAGTCTTATTTTAGCTAGATGTTGTTGCGGAACGAATTGGTAGAGAATCGAATTAAATGCTATTTCTTTGGAGTACCCAATTGTTATCTAATGCGAATTCGTGAAGAACTGGTTCGAATTGTAGCTTTGTACTAAAAAAGCTTGGATTTTTACTTCATAGatcttttttcccccctcttttTCTGGCTCTACGATCCGCCTTTATCTCTAATTTATGTTTTGAATTGCGTTTTGATGCACTAGTGTTCAACAGAAACcgcaaaaatgattttttttttttgtttttttttgtttgtactCTTAAGTGATAGGATATTAGTGATTACTCGAACAAATCCCCTCACATGTTAAGAGAAAAGGGATTAATATTGTTCATCGTGATTTTAATCTCTATGCAGATGCCAGTCGACAAGTGTTGAGAAGCCTAGAACAAAAAGGAATCTTTTAGACAATGCAAGCAACCTTCTTACCAATCTATTGAGTGGGGGTAGCATCGGATCGATGCCGATTGCCGAAGGTGCTGTTTCCGATCTGTTCGGCCGCCCTCTTTTCTTCTCACTCTATGATTGGTTTATTGAGGTGCTCGCTCTTTCCGTCTTCTTACTCGCATTGTGCCGCTACTGCGATTCGGCTTTTACGCAAGACTTGTTTAATCTGGCTAAAAGTTGTTCAATTATAACCTTTGTCGTTACGCTGTAAACTTCTTCAATTCTTTCAGTCGATCTTAGTTGAATCTTGGAGGCACATTCTCAATATGCTGGTGTGATTGTCGGACAAGATGTCTACTCTACATTTCTGATCTAGTTTTGCTCTATTCTTGCAGCATGGTTCTGTTTATAAGCTTGCGTTTGGACCGAAATCATTTGTTGTCGTGTCTGATCCCATTGTGGCGAGACATATCCTTCGAGAAAATGCATTTGCTTACGACAAGGTCGGTCCGCATATCCTTGCTGTTGTAGTTAGTTGCCGTTGTTAATTGGTGCTATTCCTGTTCTTTCGCTAGGGAGTTCTTGCTGAAATTCTAGAACCAATAATGGGAAAAGGACTTATACCTGCTGACCTTGATACGTGGAAAGTGAGGAGAAAAGGTCAGTAAGCTGTGGAATTTGTATATATTCCTTTAAcatcttataattattttgtaatatatGGTACAGAATTACTTGGTTACACGGCTTCAAGTATAGACCCTCTCTTATGCATTCTCCTTTCGGTGTATTTATTGATGCTGTTGTTATCATTATTATGAGAATTTTGTGTGATCTGATGAGTGCATACGATGATATTAATCGAACATACATTTTTTGGTGTTGTATGCAATATATCCTGCTGCGAACGTGAATAAGGTTTATTTATGAAGATTTGAGTATCAAATGGAAAATGATGTAAGCATGTTCTGGTTGATCCTTCTCAGTACTAATCGACTCATCTATTTTGGTGCATTGCAGTTATTACTCCCGGTTTTCATTCTCTATTCCTGGAAACTATGGTTAGAACATTTACTAAATGTTCGGAGAGATCAATATTGAAGTTTGAGGAACTCATTGAAAGAGAGAACCACGATAAGAAAGCAATAGAGTTAGACCTCGAAGCCGAATTTTCAAATTTGGCTCTCGACATAATTGGCTTGGGTGTGTTCAACTATGACTTTGGTTCCGTTACAAAGGAATCTCCTGTGATCAAGGTGAAAACTGAATTCAAAAATGTTTGGAGAACCCCTTGATGAGAAGCTTGTTTCAAATAGATTGAGTTATTTCGGCTACTTGAACTCGGGATTCAGTTCAATCAATGGCTTCATTAACTACTGGGTAGTTACATGCTAGCGGATCCGCAGTTTTATATGTTGAAATTGGGTAGAGCCATTAAATCTAACAAAAATCATTATGACACTTAGGACATCTATATTCAACTAACAGAAATAATTCATAGCAAAACAAGTCAAGGGGTTTCTGAAGATTTTTACATAAATTTAAAGtaaattctatttctttttatgATCTTTCTATGATGTGATGAAGGAATTTTTAACTTGCAACCCTGTCTCTCAAGACAGGCCGTATATGGAACACTCTTCGAAGCTGAGCATAGATCGACTTTTTACATTCCTTACTGGAATCTTCCTTTAGCAAGATGGATAGTTCCAAGACAACGCAAGTTCCAAAATGATCTCAAAGTCATTAATGATTGCCTTGATGAGCTAATTAAAAATGCAAAAGAGACGAGGCAGGTAGCATGCTAATTCGTAAACTTTTGCCAATTTGTTTGTCTGTAGCCTTTTGAATCATATTTAAGAAATTTAGAAGAATAATGGATCCTAAGAGGCTTATAgtgataattataaattttccaAGATTCTAGCTATTAACTGGGGAGGGTGAAAGGGATCAAATTGTAGAATATGTAACTAAAATTCCTGTAGTTGCTTACATATATTCTAGTCTATTTAAATACCTGGTTGTTGCAGGAAGATGATGTTGAAAAACTTCAACAGAGAGACTACTCAACCCTGAAGGTTGGTTAGTTTTTCTCCGTTTAATAAtgtctctctctagatttttcAGATGAAAATTGTTGCCTCAGGGACAGTATGAGAAGTTTTTGGGAAATCTAGTTGAATTTGGTGCTGTTGCATGTCTAAGTTTGCAGGATGTTAGTCTACTTCGGTTTCTTGTTGATATGCGAGGTGCTGACGTCGATGATCGCCAGGTAAATTTGTTTCAATGCTGTACTATATTGAtgattaaaagagagaaatttttaCATGTACCCCTTAAAAAAGTTATCAAATTGCATGTTTTCCCCCGTGAAATCTGAAATTTCATGTCTGCCCTTCATAAACTTAATTTCTTACATATTACAAAAACAcccctacaaaaaaaaaaaaaaaaaaaaactttgctaATAAGAAACCAATTTCCTCTGGCAGTCGCCATGCTCCCCCCAACTTAAGGTTATATTTGCAAGAAACTGCACCTTCAAAgggtatataaatataaatagatgattttgcaaggACATATGCATCAAATCCCCTAAAGAATTTTATCACATCAAATTTGTAcaattttattgtattttgcACATTTCTCTAGTAGCTgttaacaaaaaattatgataaacaGCTTAGGGATGATCTCATGACAATGCTTATTGCGGGACATGAAACAACTGCTGCTGTTCTAACATGGGCTACTTTTCTACTTGCCCAGGTACACTATTTTCACACAATCAATCTGCAATTCCTAGCTTTTATTGCAGCTTCTTAAAGTTAAATAGGTTGTATCTATATGCatgaataatttgaatttacgTCATGCAGAACCCAGCAAAGATGAGAAAAGCTCAGGAAGAGATTGATTCTGTAATTGGTGGGGAGGGAATAACTGCCGAGTCCCTCAAAAAGTTGGAGTAGGTTATCAATCTTTTTCAACCTAATTCTCTTAAATTAACGAAGCAATAGTACTTATTCTCTTCCATCATAAATATTTCAGCTCTAATTGCCATTTTAGTAACAAACTTGGAAATTTTTGTTGTCTTATAATGTGTTGAAACCTTTTGAGATGCTCACATCTCAAGCCATCGTTTCGTATCTTGTACCAGTTGATCTGTGTTATCCTTGGCAATTGTTATGGTCAAGGAGATGAGCACATAAATGAGGATTATGGTTTTCCGTGCATGTGTACACCAGCAAATGTGTGAAACGGCACGAATGCCAAAGTCAGTATTTGCACACATGCCTCTGGAGACCATATTTACTGACATTTCATACCCCTGCTAGGTGTATATATTGGCAAAAAAGCATTTTTACTAGACGCCGCCAGCAGGGGTGCACGAAAAACGGTGCGCAAAAATGCTAACTTTGCATGGCAGTGTTGCGATTTCAGGGTTTAACATTGCAGAAATCTTAAGAATGACTTCAGGAACGAACTCACTGATTATTTTAATCTGTCATGTAATGTAATAACTACTTGTgaaatgattttctttttccagCTATATACGACTTGTCATTGTCGAAGCCCTTCGGTTATACCCCCAGCCACCTCTACTAATTCGGCGTGCTCTCAAACCAGATAAATTGCCGGGTATATTCTTCTTTTACCAATTATATGAATTACTTTGTTTGTTGTTTGGTGATTAGGGATTTTTTTTCGGTTTCTATCTCCTTGTTTAAATGTATTTGTACTTCCGAAGTGAATCTTTTTTGCGGAATCAGAGAAGCACCGATTTCTTTCTCCTTTATGTTGACTTgacaatgaattttttttttttttcctttctcattCAGGAGGATACAACGGCAATAAAGAAGGATATGAAATACCTAGGGGAACAGATATATTTGTTTCGGTTAGTCGAGTATCATCTTACAGAAATATTTGGTTATATTCTTGCAGAAGCTCTCACTTTCCATGTTTCCTTGATGTATACATTCACGAAAGAGACCATAATGCTATAGGTATACAACCTTCATAGATCACCGTACTTTTGGGACTGGCCGAATGAATTTGAACCGGAGAGGTTCTTAGTTCCGAAAGGAAACGAAGATATCGAAGGATGGGCAGGTTTCGATCCGAGCCGAAGCCCCGGAGCAATGTACCCCAACGAGGTTAATACGAACCTCCTCCCTTGTGGTTTAGCTCTAGCAGCTTCGAATTTCTAACTGATGTGGCAAATTTAATACATGATCAGATAATTTCCGATTTCGCGTTTCTGCCGTTTGGTGGGGGGCCGCGCAAGTGTGTTGGCGACCAGTTTGCGCTCCTCGAATCGACGGTAGCGTTGGCAATGCTTTTACAGAAGTTTGATGTTGAGTTGAGGGGATCGCCGGACGAGGTGGAGCTGGTTACAGGTGCAACAATGCATACAAAGAGCGGCTTGTGGTGCCGGCTAAAGAAAAGATCTTGAACGAACAAAGATAAAGATAATGTGCACTTTCGATCAATGTTTTGTAATCATTCTGTGACTTCTCACAATTGTAATATGAGAAACTTGTAGAGAAATTTTCGTCGAAGTGCGCTGAGGATAAAAATTGATGAATCAGTTTTAATAATGGTATCTGGTTTATATCTTGCATTTTTTCCTCTTAGAAAGGTCTAGGTTTGAAGaggatcttttttattttttttcttccccctTTAAAGTTGTATAACTAGAAAAGACCCAAACGATGAAAAAAGCcacaaaaaatggagtaaaaaaaaagaagccttGAATGGCCtaaatgaaatattatataGCAGAATAACAAAGTGCAATCTCAGCTACAAAAAGGCAAAGTACTCCAATGATTAACTCCAAAATCACAAAGTGAAAAACATCTGATTTAAGCTGCAAAGTCTTATGGCTGAAAGGAAAATTCAGAGACTTAATCAACTCTAAAACTCAAAATGAGAAAAACGATTCTGGCTGCGTCGCGGGCCTCAAGCTGCGGTGAAAGCCTTCTTCCCGCCGCCACCTGTTGATCCGGCAGGAATGACTTTCAAGACATTGAACCTCACAGTCTTCGACAACGGCCTGAAATGTAAGTAGAAAGACAACCAGATAAGCAATTGTTCCATAGACCCTACTACACTCTTATGCATAGTGTTAACAAAATTTAGCGTTGCGCCTGTTACGCAAAGCATCAGCAGCTTCTCTACTCAGAAAGCAGCAGTCAAGCATCTGGCAGACAAAAGTATGAAGCTTTGACTACACAGGATCTCCGCGAAAGCAACTTGAGCTTCTTTGAAGAGCAGGTCCAAATACTACTAATTAGGGCTACCAAGGGATTACCTAGGACGAAAAACGAGCAACACGACTCACCTGCATTGACCGATAATCACGTGATCGCCTTCCTTCACACGGAAGCAGGGGGATATGTGTGCCGGAATGTTGGAATGCCTTTTCTCGTACCTGCAATGAAAAGAAGATATTCCTCTTCATTTTCAAGCTGCAAGTTGAATAAAATGGTGaggaagaataaataaaatttccaGGTGTTGACTCGCCTTTGATACTTCTTCACGAAATGGAGGTAGTTTCTGCGAACGATAATAGTTCTGTTCATCTTGGCGCTATGGCATGTTCCAGCTAAAATGCGGCCTCTAATGGAAACAGTCCCAGTGAATGGGCATTTCTTGTCAATATATGTACCTACATTGAAAAGAAGTTCAGGATTACATGGAAGTGCGGATGATTCTACAACTATATGTTTATTAACAAACTATGAACAGCAATTAGAAGACGGCATAAGCACAAACAACTCTTCGTCAGGCAAAGCAAAAACT encodes the following:
- the LOC109720191 gene encoding 40S ribosomal protein S11-like — encoded protein: MAEQTEKAFLKQPKVFLCSKKSGKGKRPGKGGNRFWKSIGLGFKTPREAIEGTYIDKKCPFTGTVSIRGRILAGTCHSAKMNRTIIVRRNYLHFVKKYQRYEKRHSNIPAHISPCFRVKEGDHVIIGQCRPLSKTVRFNVLKVIPAGSTGGGGKKAFTAA
- the LOC109720187 gene encoding cytochrome P450 97B2, chloroplastic isoform X3 is translated as MPIAEGAVSDLFGRPLFFSLYDWFIEHGSVYKLAFGPKSFVVVSDPIVARHILRENAFAYDKGVLAEILEPIMGKGLIPADLDTWKVRRKVITPGFHSLFLETMVRTFTKCSERSILKFEELIERENHDKKAIELDLEAEFSNLALDIIGLGVFNYDFGSVTKESPVIKAVYGTLFEAEHRSTFYIPYWNLPLARWIVPRQRKFQNDLKVINDCLDELIKNAKETRQEDDVEKLQQRDYSTLKDVSLLRFLVDMRGADVDDRQLRDDLMTMLIAGHETTAAVLTWATFLLAQNPAKMRKAQEEIDSVIGGEGITAESLKKLDYIRLVIVEALRLYPQPPLLIRRALKPDKLPGGYNGNKEGYEIPRGTDIFVSVYNLHRSPYFWDWPNEFEPERFLVPKGNEDIEGWAGFDPSRSPGAMYPNEIISDFAFLPFGGGPRKCVGDQFALLESTVALAMLLQKFDVELRGSPDEVELVTGATMHTKSGLWCRLKKRS
- the LOC109720187 gene encoding cytochrome P450 97B2, chloroplastic isoform X2, which translates into the protein MSSAAPQLPAAVNGGSQKLRFRQTGLSRLSPPSTLSPALPRKRFSTKCQSTSVEKPRTKRNLLDNASNLLTNLLSGGSIGSMPIAEGAVSDLFGRPLFFSLYDWFIEHGSVYKLAFGPKSFVVVSDPIVARHILRENAFAYDKGVLAEILEPIMGKGLIPADLDTWKVRRKVITPGFHSLFLETMVRTFTKCSERSILKFEELIERENHDKKAIELDLEAEFSNLALDIIGLGVFNYDFGSVTKESPVIKEDDVEKLQQRDYSTLKDVSLLRFLVDMRGADVDDRQLRDDLMTMLIAGHETTAAVLTWATFLLAQNPAKMRKAQEEIDSVIGGEGITAESLKKLDYIRLVIVEALRLYPQPPLLIRRALKPDKLPGGYNGNKEGYEIPRGTDIFVSVYNLHRSPYFWDWPNEFEPERFLVPKGNEDIEGWAGFDPSRSPGAMYPNEIISDFAFLPFGGGPRKCVGDQFALLESTVALAMLLQKFDVELRGSPDEVELVTGATMHTKSGLWCRLKKRS
- the LOC109720187 gene encoding cytochrome P450 97B2, chloroplastic isoform X1, with translation MSSAAPQLPAAVNGGSQKLRFRQTGLSRLSPPSTLSPALPRKRFSTKCQSTSVEKPRTKRNLLDNASNLLTNLLSGGSIGSMPIAEGAVSDLFGRPLFFSLYDWFIEHGSVYKLAFGPKSFVVVSDPIVARHILRENAFAYDKGVLAEILEPIMGKGLIPADLDTWKVRRKVITPGFHSLFLETMVRTFTKCSERSILKFEELIERENHDKKAIELDLEAEFSNLALDIIGLGVFNYDFGSVTKESPVIKAVYGTLFEAEHRSTFYIPYWNLPLARWIVPRQRKFQNDLKVINDCLDELIKNAKETRQEDDVEKLQQRDYSTLKDVSLLRFLVDMRGADVDDRQLRDDLMTMLIAGHETTAAVLTWATFLLAQNPAKMRKAQEEIDSVIGGEGITAESLKKLDYIRLVIVEALRLYPQPPLLIRRALKPDKLPGGYNGNKEGYEIPRGTDIFVSVYNLHRSPYFWDWPNEFEPERFLVPKGNEDIEGWAGFDPSRSPGAMYPNEIISDFAFLPFGGGPRKCVGDQFALLESTVALAMLLQKFDVELRGSPDEVELVTGATMHTKSGLWCRLKKRS